In Ipomoea triloba cultivar NCNSP0323 chromosome 7, ASM357664v1, a single genomic region encodes these proteins:
- the LOC116025724 gene encoding WD repeat-containing protein 55, with protein sequence MAAVEIDLEKLPFDLDFHPSDHLVATGLITGDLLLHRYTADSQPKRLFAVRAHTESCRAVRFINDGRTIITGSPDCSILATDVETGSEVARVENCHGAAVNRIVNLTESTVASGDDEGCVKVWDTRQNSCCNSFHVHEEYISDINFARDSMKLLATSGDGTLSVCNLRSNKVQTQSEFSEDELLSVVIMKNGRKVICGTQGGTLLLYSWGFFKDCSDRFVDLSPNSVDALLKLDEDRVITGSENGLISLVGILPNRVIQPIAEHSEYPVERLAFSYDKKFLGSISHDQTLKLWDLDEILSSSGDATNQAAEADSDSDSDEMEIDDSIPKSSKGKKTKTTSKGQSTSSSSNFFADL encoded by the exons ATGGCTGCGGTGGAGATAGATTTAGAAAAGCTCCCGTTCGACCTTGATTTTCATCCGTCTGATCATCTTGTCGCTACTGGTCTAATCACTGGTGACCTTCTTCT ACATCGTTACACCGCGGATTCTCAACCTAAAAG GCTGTTCGCGGTACGTGCACATACTGAATCCTGCAGAGCGGTCAGATTCATCAATGATGGACGGA CAATCATAACGGGATCACCAGATTGTTCTATCCTTGCTACTGATGTTGAAACTGGATCAGAAGTTGCTCGTGTGGAGAATTGTCATGG GGCTGCTGTTAATCGAATTGTCAATTTAACGGAGTCAACCGTTGCCTCTGGGGATGATGAGGGTTGTGTAAAG GTGTGGGATACTCGACAAAATTCGTGCTGCAATTCTTTTCATGTCCATGAAGAATACATTTCAGATATTAATTTCGCACGTGATTCCATGAAATTACTTGCGACAAG TGGTGATGGGACTCTCTCTGTCTGCAACTTACGGAGCAATAAG GTTCAAACTCAGTCAGAGTTTTCTGAAGATGAGTTGCTTTCTGTTGTGATTATGAAG AATGGTAGAAAAGTTATATGTGGGACTCAGGGTGGAACTCTGTTATTGTACTCCTGGGGCTTCTTCAAGGATTGCAG TGATCGGTTTGTCGATTTGTCACCAAACTCGGTGGATGCACTGTTGAAA cttgatgaagataGAGTAATCACTGGATCTGAGAATGGACTTATCAG TTTGGTGGgaatattaccaaacagagtAATTCAGCCAATTGCCGAACATTCAGAATATCCTGTTGAGCGTCTCG CTTTCTCTTATGATAAAAAGTTTCTTGGGAGCATATCACATGATCAGACATTGAAG CTGTGGGATTTGGATGAAATACTGTCAAGTTCTGGAGATGCCACGAATCAGGCAGCTGAAGCAGATAGTGATAGTGATAGTGATGAAATGGAGATTGATGATAGTATTCCAAAATCATCCAAAG GAAAGAAGACTAAAACCACAAGTAAAGGGCAAAGCACAAGTAGTTCAAGCAATTTCTTTGCAGATTTATAG